A single window of Candidatus Flexicrinis affinis DNA harbors:
- a CDS encoding 2-oxoacid:ferredoxin oxidoreductase subunit beta, producing MSANPRIKTNPIGLTREDYKGGKSTLCPGCGHDSISNQIISMAFDLGLEQYKIIKLSGIGCSSKTPAYFLGRSHGFNAIHGRMPSVVTGATTANHSLTAIAVSGDGDTGSIGFGQYKHLLRRNVPMVYIIENNGVYGLTKGQFSATADQDQTLKYYGTNTLRPIDLALEAVIGGATFVARSFSGDAKQVEALMKAAVNHRGTAVIDIVSPCVTFNNEITSTKSYSYGKANEMPLHEIRYVAPGYVPEKEEIVIEDYDPNEVIEVELHGGAIVRLKKLGRDHDPRNKMQAIQALEDAERDGILITGLIYYEEPRPTLAETMHLTDTPLSALPAGKLRPSEDALKKVLASFR from the coding sequence ATGTCTGCGAACCCTCGCATCAAGACTAACCCGATCGGCCTGACCCGCGAAGACTACAAGGGCGGTAAGTCCACCCTATGCCCCGGCTGCGGCCACGACTCGATCTCGAATCAGATCATCAGCATGGCCTTCGATCTGGGCCTCGAGCAGTACAAGATCATCAAGCTGAGCGGCATTGGCTGCTCGTCAAAGACGCCGGCCTACTTCCTCGGCCGGTCGCACGGCTTCAATGCGATCCACGGCCGTATGCCGTCGGTCGTGACCGGCGCGACGACCGCCAACCACAGCCTGACCGCAATCGCGGTCAGCGGTGATGGCGACACGGGTTCGATTGGCTTCGGCCAGTACAAGCACCTGCTGCGACGCAACGTGCCGATGGTGTACATCATCGAGAACAACGGCGTTTACGGCTTGACCAAGGGCCAGTTCAGCGCGACAGCCGATCAAGATCAGACGCTGAAGTATTACGGCACGAATACGCTCCGGCCGATCGACCTCGCGCTCGAGGCCGTCATCGGTGGGGCGACGTTCGTCGCGCGCAGCTTCAGCGGCGACGCCAAGCAGGTCGAGGCGCTGATGAAGGCGGCCGTGAATCATCGCGGGACTGCTGTCATCGACATCGTCAGCCCTTGCGTGACGTTCAACAACGAGATCACGTCGACCAAGAGCTACAGCTACGGCAAGGCCAACGAAATGCCGCTCCATGAAATCCGTTACGTGGCCCCGGGCTACGTTCCGGAGAAGGAAGAGATCGTCATCGAAGACTACGATCCGAACGAGGTCATCGAAGTCGAATTGCACGGCGGCGCGATCGTCCGGCTCAAGAAGCTGGGCCGCGACCATGACCCGCGCAACAAGATGCAGGCGATTCAGGCGCTTGAAGACGCCGAACGCGACGGCATCCTCATCACCGGCTTGATCTACTACGAAGAGCCGCGCCCGACGCTGGCTGAAACGATGCATCTGACCGACACGCCGCTCTCGGCGTTGCCGGCCGGCAAGCTGCGCCCCAGCGAGGACGCGCTCAAGAAGGTCTTGGCGAGCTTCCGCTAG
- a CDS encoding metalloregulator ArsR/SmtB family transcription factor — protein MLTKAQQMDVLQLFKALADDTRFAMYAQLVQGEQSVGVLAEALQITEPTASHHLGKLRQVGLVTMRASGTHRMYSIDPGRVKYFKAMVGQIDQLDHSDEPEDKAWLDSLDVSEDDRKVFKDYFANGRLTQIPTKQKKLLVVLQWLATKFEANREYTEREVNAIVSEVHEDYATLRRNLIEFGFLRRERGGGRYWVTPEDEKGTQWVEF, from the coding sequence GTGCTCACTAAAGCGCAGCAGATGGACGTGCTGCAACTGTTCAAAGCGCTGGCAGACGACACCCGGTTTGCCATGTACGCTCAGCTCGTGCAGGGTGAACAATCGGTCGGCGTGCTTGCAGAGGCGCTGCAGATCACCGAACCGACCGCTTCGCATCATCTCGGCAAGCTGCGGCAGGTCGGCTTGGTGACGATGCGTGCCAGCGGTACCCACCGCATGTACTCGATCGACCCCGGTCGCGTGAAGTACTTCAAGGCGATGGTCGGCCAGATCGACCAGCTCGACCATTCGGACGAACCCGAAGACAAGGCATGGCTCGACAGCCTCGATGTCAGCGAGGACGACCGCAAGGTGTTCAAGGACTACTTCGCCAACGGCCGGCTGACGCAAATCCCGACCAAGCAGAAGAAACTGCTGGTCGTGCTGCAGTGGCTGGCGACCAAGTTCGAGGCCAACCGCGAATACACCGAGCGCGAGGTCAACGCCATCGTGTCGGAGGTCCACGAGGACTACGCCACGCTGCGCCGCAACCTGATCGAGTTCGGGTTCCTGCGCCGCGAGCGCGGCGGGGGCCGCTATTGGGTAACGCCGGAGGACGAAAAAGGGACGCAGTGGGTTGAGTTCTAG
- a CDS encoding PD40 domain-containing protein, producing MRIQRLLLGVWIVVAAAGCNLTASEPTSTPTPDVTVTDTPTVTATPTASATPTATFTASATFTPSSTPTVTPTPSPTFTPTVTPQPVALLRVDNSALLDIAGDVRDGLEFPHVAYTVSNDRQTITNLSTAQPETGIVTLYFASPSNPAGRIEIVEVNSQIDDQFYIAPSGSAAAYLVSDPLGLTSGLYVADVALGLSARISTMNSFTQRGRFSAPDFSPDGRRLAVAMATGYDLDVFLYDLDQAQWFNLTNAGSYDWAPQWSPDGRFVAFLSDRETCSSWIPGDGGCVAGVDEPQAAGHIYLFDVTNGSVTKVSEDAVVEQPRWVTPRLLSYAVTDPTDILSQERSLYLADVISGTVSPVRIRGTQGMTIYSSEAYSRDGRYVLLQNSTSTANQVVLMTVAGDPIATTSDLNFPRFGMAASWDAAGTRIVIGGLAGQCPFGRVMVDVAATVAQQQFVYTASPLPPNPTSMCQPVFNGDGTWAALVGVSRPSATAPDGREDVYVVNNNGYDQRNMTGTLRGSFRLLGWVGG from the coding sequence ATGCGGATTCAGCGTTTACTGTTGGGAGTATGGATCGTCGTCGCGGCCGCAGGCTGCAACCTGACGGCATCCGAGCCAACGTCTACTCCTACGCCCGATGTGACCGTCACCGACACACCAACCGTGACCGCCACGCCGACTGCCAGCGCTACACCGACAGCGACGTTTACGGCCTCGGCCACATTCACGCCGAGCAGCACTCCGACCGTCACGCCCACACCGTCGCCGACGTTCACACCGACCGTAACACCCCAGCCCGTCGCGCTCCTGCGGGTTGACAACAGCGCGCTGCTTGACATCGCCGGCGACGTCCGCGACGGACTCGAGTTCCCGCACGTCGCCTATACTGTCTCCAACGACCGGCAGACGATCACGAACTTGTCCACTGCCCAGCCCGAGACAGGCATCGTGACGCTCTACTTTGCATCACCGTCCAACCCCGCCGGCCGCATCGAAATCGTCGAGGTCAACAGCCAAATCGACGATCAGTTCTACATTGCGCCAAGCGGCAGCGCCGCGGCCTACCTCGTCAGCGACCCATTGGGCTTAACCAGCGGGCTGTATGTCGCCGACGTGGCGCTTGGGTTAAGCGCGCGCATCAGCACGATGAACAGCTTCACCCAGCGTGGGCGGTTTAGCGCGCCCGATTTCTCGCCCGATGGGCGCAGGCTCGCCGTGGCGATGGCCACCGGATACGACCTTGACGTCTTCCTCTACGACCTCGATCAAGCACAGTGGTTCAATCTCACTAACGCCGGGTCGTATGACTGGGCGCCTCAGTGGTCGCCGGACGGGCGATTCGTCGCATTCCTGTCCGACCGCGAGACGTGTTCGTCTTGGATCCCGGGCGATGGCGGCTGTGTCGCAGGCGTCGACGAGCCGCAAGCTGCCGGCCATATCTATCTGTTCGACGTCACCAACGGCAGCGTCACGAAAGTGTCCGAAGACGCTGTCGTCGAACAGCCGCGTTGGGTCACGCCGAGGCTGTTGTCGTACGCCGTGACCGACCCGACCGACATACTCAGCCAGGAACGCAGTCTGTACCTCGCCGATGTCATCAGCGGCACGGTATCGCCGGTGCGCATCCGCGGGACGCAGGGCATGACCATCTACTCGAGCGAGGCATACTCGCGGGATGGGCGCTATGTACTGCTGCAGAACAGCACCAGCACGGCCAATCAGGTCGTTCTGATGACCGTGGCCGGCGACCCGATCGCCACGACATCGGACCTGAACTTCCCGCGCTTCGGCATGGCAGCGTCGTGGGACGCGGCCGGGACGCGGATCGTCATCGGCGGGCTGGCAGGACAGTGTCCTTTCGGCCGCGTAATGGTCGATGTGGCCGCAACCGTCGCGCAGCAGCAGTTCGTGTATACCGCTTCGCCGCTACCTCCTAACCCGACCAGCATGTGCCAGCCCGTGTTCAACGGGGACGGAACATGGGCGGCGCTCGTCGGCGTCAGCCGGCCTTCAGCGACCGCCCCCGACGGACGCGAGGACGTCTACGTCGTCAACAACAACGGCTATGACCAGCGCAACATGACCGGCACATTGCGCGGCTCGTTCCGGCTGCTTGGATGGGTCGGCGGCTGA
- a CDS encoding M3 family oligoendopeptidase, which translates to MTDAPAAEAKQTGAEDVVWDLSVFYSSLEDPQIEADIQRTHELADEFARRYKGKVATLSADEIVSAITLSEEIQDLEGRVSSFAYLKFSEDAIDPKAGALVQRVTEFGSEIGQKMVFFELEWNEMDDEEAMDIMVEPQVAKYRFQLESARRYKKHQLSEIEEQLLMEKSVTGNAAWGRFFTQITSAMRYELDGEKLTQSQIMEKMRDPDRELRRRAADAVTKTLREKSMELTYIFNVLAADKAQNDKRREYESWISARNLANLAPDSVVEALISAVTASYDIVARHYDLKRRLLGVETLYDYDRYAPLALQESDAFYPWGTAREIILEAFDAFSPTLKDTASKFFDNNWIHAAPMPNKRGGAYASPTVPSAHPFVFLTYLGKTDNVQTLAHELGHGMHMYLSGQAHSWQGLYTPLTTAEMASVFAEMLVFQDLQKKEPNPEARLAMLFEKVESTFATVFRQISMNRFEDAMHTARRAEGELSHERLSELWIETQRAMFGSSVDLRDDYGAWWSYVPHFLQAPGYVYAYAFGELLVLALYNLYLERGAEFAPKYVDVLAAGGSDYPDKILAKVDVDLNDPAFWSKGLDAIRALVAQEEQIARELYPEKFA; encoded by the coding sequence ATGACCGATGCTCCCGCAGCGGAAGCCAAACAAACCGGCGCCGAAGACGTCGTTTGGGATCTCTCCGTATTCTATTCGAGCCTCGAAGATCCCCAAATCGAGGCCGATATCCAGCGTACGCACGAGCTTGCCGACGAGTTCGCGCGGCGCTACAAAGGCAAGGTCGCCACGCTCAGCGCCGACGAGATCGTCTCGGCGATCACGCTGTCCGAGGAAATCCAAGACCTCGAGGGCCGCGTCTCGTCGTTTGCGTACCTCAAGTTCAGCGAGGATGCGATCGATCCGAAGGCCGGCGCACTCGTGCAGCGTGTGACCGAGTTCGGATCGGAGATCGGCCAGAAGATGGTGTTCTTCGAGCTTGAGTGGAACGAAATGGACGACGAAGAGGCCATGGACATCATGGTCGAACCGCAGGTCGCCAAGTACCGCTTCCAGCTCGAGTCTGCGCGCCGCTACAAGAAGCATCAGCTCAGCGAGATCGAAGAGCAGCTGCTGATGGAGAAGTCGGTGACTGGCAACGCGGCGTGGGGGCGCTTCTTCACCCAGATCACCAGCGCGATGCGCTACGAACTGGACGGCGAGAAGCTCACGCAGTCGCAGATCATGGAGAAGATGCGCGATCCCGACCGCGAGCTGCGCCGCCGTGCGGCAGACGCGGTGACCAAGACCCTGCGCGAGAAGTCGATGGAACTGACCTACATCTTCAACGTGCTGGCCGCGGACAAGGCTCAGAACGACAAGCGCCGCGAGTACGAGTCGTGGATTTCGGCACGCAACCTCGCCAACCTCGCGCCAGACAGCGTGGTCGAGGCGCTGATCAGCGCCGTGACCGCCAGCTACGATATCGTCGCGCGGCACTACGACCTCAAGCGCCGCCTGCTGGGGGTCGAGACCTTGTACGACTACGACCGCTATGCTCCGCTTGCGCTTCAGGAGTCTGACGCGTTTTACCCGTGGGGCACTGCGCGCGAGATCATCCTCGAGGCGTTCGACGCCTTCAGCCCGACGTTGAAGGACACTGCCAGCAAGTTCTTCGACAACAACTGGATCCACGCGGCGCCGATGCCCAACAAGCGCGGCGGCGCGTATGCCAGCCCGACCGTGCCCAGTGCGCATCCGTTTGTATTCCTCACTTACCTCGGCAAGACCGACAACGTGCAGACGCTCGCCCACGAACTCGGCCATGGCATGCACATGTACCTGTCCGGGCAGGCGCATTCGTGGCAAGGTCTGTACACCCCGCTGACAACCGCAGAGATGGCTTCGGTCTTCGCCGAGATGTTGGTGTTCCAGGACCTGCAGAAGAAGGAGCCGAATCCCGAAGCGCGCCTTGCGATGCTGTTCGAAAAGGTCGAAAGCACGTTCGCGACCGTTTTCCGCCAGATCAGCATGAACCGCTTCGAGGACGCGATGCACACCGCACGCCGTGCAGAGGGCGAGCTTTCGCATGAGCGGCTCTCGGAGCTGTGGATCGAGACGCAGCGCGCGATGTTCGGCAGCAGCGTCGATCTGCGTGACGATTATGGCGCGTGGTGGAGCTATGTCCCGCACTTTTTGCAGGCGCCGGGCTACGTGTATGCGTATGCCTTCGGCGAGCTGCTCGTGCTGGCACTGTATAACCTGTATCTGGAGCGCGGCGCGGAATTCGCGCCCAAGTACGTGGACGTGCTGGCCGCCGGCGGTTCGGATTACCCGGACAAGATCCTCGCCAAGGTCGACGTCGACCTGAACGACCCGGCGTTTTGGAGCAAAGGTCTGGATGCCATTCGTGCGCTGGTTGCTCAAGAAGAGCAGATCGCGCGCGAGCTGTACCCCGAGAAATTCGCGTAG
- a CDS encoding sigma-70 family RNA polymerase sigma factor has product MKLFKRVPKRPSLKDLSDVELVEHCHTDQAAFGELYERYVKRIYNYIYFRTGSAQDAEDLTSRVFFRAMGHIDSYTDRGIPFQAWLYRIAHNLTANWHRDQGRRKIVALEDYIASELVSDAPDRAVEEQEDVDRLRAIVKTLPEERQQLLTLKFVEGLSNAEVGAIMDRTEGAVKSLYHRTLLALRDEMQKPWPATDTAPKDEKSKRRKATR; this is encoded by the coding sequence ATGAAACTCTTTAAGCGTGTCCCCAAACGGCCCAGCCTCAAAGACCTATCCGATGTGGAGTTGGTCGAGCATTGCCATACCGATCAAGCGGCGTTCGGCGAGCTGTACGAACGCTACGTCAAACGGATCTACAACTACATTTACTTCCGCACCGGCAGCGCACAAGACGCGGAAGACCTAACGTCGCGCGTGTTCTTCCGCGCGATGGGGCATATCGACTCGTACACTGACCGCGGCATCCCATTTCAGGCGTGGCTGTATCGCATCGCACACAATCTGACCGCTAACTGGCACCGCGATCAGGGCCGGCGCAAGATCGTTGCGCTGGAGGATTACATCGCCAGCGAGCTTGTGAGCGACGCGCCGGACCGCGCCGTGGAAGAACAGGAAGATGTCGATCGACTGCGGGCCATTGTCAAGACCTTGCCCGAGGAACGCCAACAGCTCCTGACGCTCAAGTTCGTCGAAGGGCTGTCCAATGCAGAAGTCGGCGCCATTATGGACCGCACCGAAGGCGCGGTGAAATCGTTGTACCACCGCACGCTGCTGGCGCTGCGCGACGAAATGCAAAAGCCGTGGCCGGCCACTGACACGGCCCCGAAGGACGAGAAGTCGAAACGAAGGAAAGCGACCCGATGA
- a CDS encoding LysM peptidoglycan-binding domain-containing protein: MSKSKILPVLALCAAVVLSGCFRQADETFDEVTLAPATSSGLGITSVPVTSVLGPTNTVPLLITLAVTETPGTLATEAASGQSLTVTPARTFITPGSPLGTFTVPTITPTLGPTETITPGGLITPTDFFDADEAGVNSACEYEVRGGDTLYSIALRNRTTITAIREANELANDTIFPGDILIIPGCNDEDETESADAPDAPDVPEGFIVHIVQSGEVLGAIAERYGVGQSVIVSANNLTNPNALSVGQRLLIPVPTETP, encoded by the coding sequence ATGTCCAAGTCGAAGATATTGCCTGTGTTGGCATTGTGTGCCGCTGTTGTGCTGAGCGGCTGTTTTCGTCAGGCTGATGAAACGTTTGACGAAGTGACGCTTGCCCCGGCAACGAGCTCCGGATTGGGGATCACGTCTGTGCCGGTGACCAGCGTCCTCGGGCCGACCAATACGGTCCCCCTGCTTATCACTCTGGCGGTGACAGAGACGCCGGGCACCTTGGCTACCGAAGCTGCGTCGGGCCAGTCTCTGACCGTCACGCCTGCGCGGACGTTCATCACGCCCGGTTCGCCGCTCGGCACCTTTACCGTCCCGACCATCACGCCTACGCTTGGGCCGACTGAGACGATAACGCCGGGCGGACTGATCACGCCGACCGACTTCTTCGACGCCGACGAGGCGGGCGTCAACTCGGCCTGCGAGTATGAGGTGCGCGGCGGCGACACGCTGTACAGCATCGCCCTGCGCAATCGCACGACGATCACGGCTATCAGAGAGGCGAACGAGCTCGCCAACGATACGATTTTCCCCGGCGACATTCTGATCATCCCGGGCTGCAACGACGAAGACGAGACCGAGAGCGCCGACGCTCCTGACGCACCGGACGTTCCGGAAGGGTTCATCGTCCACATCGTCCAGTCTGGCGAGGTGCTCGGTGCGATTGCCGAACGCTACGGCGTAGGCCAAAGCGTCATCGTCTCAGCGAACAACCTGACGAACCCCAACGCACTGTCGGTCGGCCAGCGCCTGCTGATCCCGGTGCCGACCGAGACTCCATAG
- the miaB gene encoding tRNA (N6-isopentenyl adenosine(37)-C2)-methylthiotransferase MiaB — protein sequence MKYHIWTYGCQMNTADTQHLASELERMGHQAAAHEDDADIFVVNTCVVRQSAEDKAMGRLHLLRKVKQNDPEKVIGVMGCMVGVKDPLWMRKRLPWVDVFLPPSEPTPMVEYLRDRGWEGEAVAAEYNERLKRDAIQDGDLILPAHEAGGLISAHVPVVYGCSHACTFCIIPFRRGIERSRPVGEIVAHVRSLALQGVKEVTLLGQIVDRYGKDIADGPDLADLLRVVHDTAEEYGVHRIRFLTSHPNWMTPRLLDTVAELPRVMPVIEVPAQAGSDAVLARMKRGYTNAQYRALIEDIRQRIPDVAIHTDIIVGFCGETEAQFMETYQLLDDLKLDKAHLARYSPRPNTVSERKMEDDVPDEEKVRRHHMLEELQKRVLGERNARWLGETVQVLVEDQHNGKWRGRTPQNKLVFFEDAADWQGQLVDVEIVHTTPYSMQGRLPADPRPQADDPLVVFAG from the coding sequence ATGAAGTATCACATCTGGACGTACGGCTGTCAGATGAACACAGCCGATACCCAGCATCTTGCATCCGAACTGGAGCGCATGGGCCATCAGGCCGCGGCCCATGAGGACGACGCGGACATTTTCGTGGTCAACACGTGCGTCGTGCGCCAGTCTGCCGAAGACAAAGCGATGGGCCGGCTTCACCTGCTGCGCAAGGTCAAGCAGAACGACCCCGAGAAGGTCATCGGCGTCATGGGCTGCATGGTCGGTGTCAAAGACCCGCTGTGGATGCGCAAACGCCTGCCGTGGGTCGACGTGTTCCTGCCGCCTAGCGAACCGACCCCGATGGTCGAGTATCTTCGCGATCGCGGCTGGGAAGGTGAAGCGGTCGCCGCCGAGTACAACGAGCGTCTCAAGCGCGACGCCATTCAGGACGGCGACCTGATCCTGCCGGCGCACGAGGCCGGCGGGCTGATCAGTGCTCACGTTCCGGTCGTTTATGGCTGTTCGCACGCCTGCACGTTCTGCATCATCCCGTTCCGCCGCGGCATTGAGCGTTCACGCCCGGTCGGTGAAATTGTGGCGCATGTCCGCAGCCTCGCGCTGCAAGGCGTCAAGGAAGTCACGCTCCTCGGGCAGATCGTCGATCGCTACGGCAAGGACATCGCCGACGGCCCGGACTTGGCCGACTTGCTGCGGGTCGTGCACGACACCGCCGAGGAGTACGGAGTCCATCGCATTCGCTTCCTGACCAGCCACCCCAACTGGATGACTCCGCGCCTGCTCGACACGGTGGCCGAACTGCCGCGCGTGATGCCGGTGATCGAAGTGCCGGCTCAGGCCGGTTCGGATGCCGTTCTTGCGCGCATGAAACGCGGCTACACCAACGCGCAGTACCGCGCCCTGATCGAGGATATTCGCCAGCGCATCCCCGACGTCGCCATTCACACCGACATCATCGTCGGCTTCTGCGGCGAGACCGAGGCGCAGTTCATGGAGACGTACCAGCTTCTGGACGACCTCAAACTCGACAAGGCGCACCTCGCCCGCTACAGCCCGCGCCCCAACACCGTCAGCGAGCGCAAGATGGAAGACGACGTTCCCGACGAGGAGAAGGTTCGCCGCCACCATATGCTCGAAGAGCTGCAGAAGCGCGTGCTGGGCGAGCGTAACGCGCGCTGGCTCGGCGAGACGGTGCAAGTCTTGGTCGAGGATCAACACAACGGCAAGTGGCGCGGACGCACCCCGCAGAACAAGCTCGTCTTCTTCGAGGACGCCGCCGACTGGCAGGGCCAGCTTGTCGATGTCGAGATCGTGCACACGACGCCGTACAGCATGCAGGGTCGCCTGCCTGCCGATCCGCGCCCACAGGCTGACGATCCTCTGGTCGTGTTCGCCGGCTAA
- a CDS encoding 4-vinyl reductase: MARDKSGYYYPNKFAKIILESMEDVMGTNGLNTVLNRAGLQNYVGNYPPDNLEKGFDFADFSSLTEALEDMYGARGGRALALRAGRATFAEALRGFGALAGVSDLAFKVLPLSAKLRIGLPSMANIFNQFSDQISHVHEEGTDRMIYTLERCPMCWQRKSDKPICHVGQGLLQEGLRWVSGGREFQVDMSTCIGVGDDMGRYIIYKEPLS, encoded by the coding sequence ATGGCTCGCGACAAGAGCGGCTACTACTACCCCAACAAATTCGCCAAGATCATTCTTGAGTCGATGGAAGACGTCATGGGGACCAACGGCCTGAACACGGTGCTCAACCGCGCGGGCTTGCAGAACTACGTTGGCAACTATCCCCCCGACAACTTGGAGAAGGGGTTCGACTTCGCGGACTTTTCGTCGCTGACCGAGGCGCTTGAGGATATGTACGGTGCGCGCGGTGGGCGGGCGCTTGCTCTGCGTGCAGGCCGCGCGACGTTCGCCGAAGCCTTGCGCGGGTTTGGCGCGCTGGCCGGCGTGAGCGATCTTGCCTTCAAGGTGCTGCCGCTCAGCGCCAAACTGCGCATCGGCCTGCCGTCGATGGCCAACATTTTCAACCAGTTCAGCGATCAGATCTCGCACGTGCACGAAGAAGGCACCGACCGGATGATCTACACGCTGGAACGCTGCCCGATGTGTTGGCAGCGCAAATCGGACAAGCCGATCTGCCATGTCGGTCAGGGCCTACTGCAAGAAGGTTTGCGCTGGGTGAGCGGCGGGCGCGAATTCCAAGTTGATATGTCGACGTGTATCGGCGTCGGTGACGACATGGGCCGCTACATCATTTACAAAGAGCCGCTGAGCTGA
- the rpsD gene encoding 30S ribosomal protein S4, with protein MASYHGPKAKVQRRFGEVLIPRAKYQKILDKRSYPPGEHGKEKQFKSGRRSDYGTQLDEKQKLSFIYNIRERQLRTYYRRATRLTGRTGSNLMALLETRLDNMVYRSGLAATIWAARQLVSHGHVTVNGSVVNLPSYAVRVGDTIGLTEKMRKNVHVVEWSESSVNPPEYLLTDKTALTATLSRMPEQEEIPVQVNIQLVVEFYNRLT; from the coding sequence ATGGCATCGTATCACGGCCCAAAGGCGAAGGTTCAGCGCCGCTTCGGTGAGGTGCTGATCCCGCGCGCCAAGTATCAGAAGATCCTCGACAAGCGGTCGTATCCGCCCGGCGAGCACGGCAAGGAAAAGCAGTTCAAGAGCGGCCGTCGCAGCGACTACGGCACGCAGTTGGACGAAAAGCAGAAGCTGTCGTTCATCTACAACATCCGCGAGCGTCAGCTGCGTACGTACTACCGCCGCGCGACCCGGTTGACCGGCCGTACCGGCAGCAACCTGATGGCGCTGCTCGAAACCCGGCTCGACAACATGGTCTACCGTTCGGGCCTCGCCGCTACGATTTGGGCCGCCCGTCAGCTGGTCAGCCACGGTCATGTCACGGTGAACGGCTCGGTAGTGAACCTGCCGTCGTACGCCGTGCGCGTGGGCGACACGATTGGCCTGACCGAGAAGATGCGCAAAAACGTCCATGTGGTCGAATGGTCGGAGTCGTCGGTCAATCCGCCTGAGTATCTGCTCACCGACAAGACCGCGTTGACCGCGACCTTGAGCCGCATGCCTGAGCAGGAAGAGATTCCGGTACAGGTCAACATTCAGCTCGTCGTCGAGTTCTACAACCGCCTGACCTAA
- a CDS encoding CDP-alcohol phosphatidyltransferase, translated as MRKAAAWAVHFYTGLGGLIGVMALLLAASGDIRGAFGLLVVTMIIDGTDGILARRVKVWEVLPRFDGASLDNAIDLLTYGYIPIFIMANEGLLPHPFWALVPAAALLYAYGQVDMKTPDSFFLGFPSYWNVVALYMFWLEPAAPIAIAMVVVPAVLTFIPTRYLYPSKNQILWRVTWPLVAIWFILLLVMLGQHRPDPSLVLLSLYFPIYYTVASFWVDFRARHGTLPREPREPGGWRRFRLLRRPFQRMRRPFQRGHTHHH; from the coding sequence GTGCGAAAAGCAGCAGCGTGGGCAGTCCACTTCTACACCGGCCTTGGCGGTCTGATCGGGGTCATGGCCCTGCTGTTAGCCGCATCCGGCGACATTCGCGGCGCGTTCGGCCTGCTGGTCGTCACCATGATCATAGACGGCACCGACGGCATCCTCGCCCGCCGTGTGAAGGTATGGGAAGTCCTGCCACGCTTCGACGGTGCCTCGCTTGACAACGCCATCGATCTTCTGACGTACGGTTATATCCCGATCTTCATCATGGCCAACGAGGGCCTACTGCCCCATCCGTTCTGGGCGCTCGTACCGGCAGCGGCGCTGCTGTACGCCTACGGACAGGTCGACATGAAGACGCCCGACTCGTTCTTTCTCGGGTTTCCGAGCTACTGGAACGTCGTCGCGCTCTATATGTTCTGGCTTGAGCCGGCAGCGCCGATTGCCATCGCCATGGTCGTCGTCCCGGCTGTCCTCACCTTCATCCCGACCCGATACCTCTACCCGAGCAAGAATCAGATTTTGTGGCGCGTGACGTGGCCGCTGGTCGCAATCTGGTTCATCCTGCTGCTGGTGATGCTTGGCCAGCACCGGCCGGACCCGTCGCTCGTGCTGCTCAGCCTGTACTTCCCGATCTATTATACGGTTGCCAGTTTCTGGGTCGATTTCCGCGCACGCCACGGCACGCTGCCGCGCGAACCGCGTGAACCCGGCGGATGGCGCCGCTTCCGCCTGCTCCGGCGTCCATTTCAACGTATGCGCCGGCCCTTTCAGCGCGGCCATACCCACCACCACTAG